Proteins encoded within one genomic window of Bacillota bacterium:
- a CDS encoding MFS transporter, whose protein sequence is MKVGNPGNRADNYRWYVMMTVFIGTFMAPLDSSIVNIALPTLSQYFSVGITTVEWVVMSYLLATSALLLSAGRLGDMLGHKRIYITGFLTFTAASALCGFSGTIGQLIFFRIVQALGATCMLATAPAILTRTFPPQERGKALGMIGIAVAIGLTVGPTLGGFIVHNYGWRWIFFVNIPIGITVSILAASILKEGKLEAGKKFDFAGSITVFAALFSLLLALSMGNAWGWHSFATLGLIVTAILLGVLFVVIERKVQDPMLDLSLFRIRLFTAANASALINYASLFVAIILTPFYLRDIYKVNIQTTGLVLTAIPLITGVIAPLSGTLSDKIGSRLLSSLGLAITSLALLGLSRTSASSGLTPVVILLGTIGLGSGMFQSPNSSALMGAVPRHRLGIASGMQATMRNTGMVLGTALAGAIVATFAPKGDSDPHLALAIHLAFIVGAIIAAAGVLTSLVRGPAVPQVTMPAEPSYRETREKVGNRE, encoded by the coding sequence TTGAAAGTAGGTAATCCAGGCAATAGGGCAGATAACTATCGCTGGTATGTAATGATGACTGTGTTTATTGGCACATTTATGGCGCCGCTTGATTCGAGCATAGTCAATATCGCACTGCCAACTCTTTCTCAATATTTTTCTGTTGGAATAACCACTGTTGAGTGGGTAGTTATGTCATACCTTTTGGCTACCTCAGCGCTTCTTCTGAGCGCAGGTAGGCTTGGAGATATGTTGGGCCATAAGCGTATTTATATTACTGGTTTTCTCACCTTTACGGCTGCTTCAGCGCTTTGCGGTTTTTCGGGGACGATTGGTCAGCTTATTTTTTTCCGTATCGTGCAGGCTCTTGGCGCAACATGTATGCTTGCCACAGCTCCCGCGATCCTAACAAGAACATTTCCCCCGCAAGAGAGAGGTAAAGCACTTGGCATGATAGGTATAGCCGTTGCTATTGGACTTACCGTTGGCCCTACACTTGGTGGATTTATTGTCCACAACTACGGCTGGAGATGGATTTTCTTTGTCAACATTCCTATCGGGATTACAGTGTCTATTCTGGCTGCTTCAATTTTAAAAGAAGGCAAACTTGAGGCGGGCAAGAAGTTTGATTTTGCGGGTTCGATAACAGTCTTCGCTGCTCTTTTCTCGCTGCTGCTTGCTTTAAGTATGGGAAACGCCTGGGGGTGGCATTCGTTTGCTACACTTGGTCTGATTGTGACCGCAATACTCTTGGGCGTGCTTTTTGTAGTCATTGAAAGGAAAGTTCAAGATCCAATGCTAGATCTATCGCTTTTTAGGATACGCCTTTTTACGGCAGCCAACGCAAGCGCGCTTATCAACTACGCCTCGCTTTTCGTGGCGATAATTTTAACCCCATTTTATCTGCGCGATATTTATAAAGTAAATATCCAAACTACCGGGTTGGTCTTGACTGCTATACCGCTTATCACTGGGGTTATCGCGCCGTTATCAGGTACATTATCGGATAAAATAGGCTCACGCCTTCTATCATCGCTTGGCTTGGCGATAACTTCGCTGGCTCTCCTTGGACTATCACGTACCTCGGCGAGCTCCGGTTTAACACCGGTCGTGATTTTGCTTGGGACAATAGGGCTTGGTTCTGGGATGTTCCAGTCGCCTAACTCAAGCGCCCTCATGGGGGCTGTCCCCCGCCACAGACTCGGTATAGCATCGGGTATGCAGGCTACAATGAGGAATACAGGTATGGTGCTTGGTACAGCTTTGGCTGGTGCTATAGTTGCTACCTTTGCACCCAAGGGAGATAGCGATCCACATTTAGCGTTGGCAATTCATCTAGCATTTA